Proteins encoded together in one Micromonospora auratinigra window:
- a CDS encoding MarR family winged helix-turn-helix transcriptional regulator, producing the protein MTDDLVLRRQVCFALYAASRALTDVYRPILDEFGLTYPQYLVLLVLWERGDDAPTVSELGNQLRLDSGTLSPLLKRLEAAGLVVRTRSARDERRVEVGLTGPGRELRQRMEDVPLRVARATGLGEAELVSLRDTLTRVTETIHRQKEQ; encoded by the coding sequence GTGACCGATGATCTGGTGCTGCGCCGGCAGGTGTGCTTCGCCCTGTACGCGGCGTCGCGCGCCCTGACCGACGTCTACCGGCCCATCCTCGACGAGTTCGGGCTCACCTACCCGCAGTACCTGGTGCTGCTGGTGCTCTGGGAGCGCGGCGACGACGCCCCCACGGTGTCCGAGCTCGGCAACCAGCTCCGGCTGGACTCCGGCACGCTCTCCCCGCTGCTCAAGCGGCTGGAGGCGGCCGGCCTGGTGGTGCGTACCCGCTCCGCGCGGGACGAGCGCCGGGTCGAGGTGGGGCTCACCGGGCCGGGCCGGGAGCTGCGGCAGCGGATGGAGGACGTACCGCTGCGGGTCGCCCGGGCCACCGGCCTCGGCGAGGCCGAGCTGGTCTCGCTGCGCGACACGCTCACCCGGGTCACCGAGACGATCCACCGACAGAAGGAGCAGTGA
- a CDS encoding RidA family protein, whose product MTTTEAGDGAVVTRLGSGGPWEALYGYSRVVRVGPLAITAGCTSTVDGQVVHVGDAAAQTAQALRIGLAALAEVGAGPTDVIRTRMYVTDRLYADEVGRAHNAVFGAVRPVATMVVVAGLIDPDHLVEVELEAWLPEG is encoded by the coding sequence GTGACCACCACCGAGGCGGGCGACGGCGCGGTCGTCACCCGCCTCGGCTCGGGCGGCCCATGGGAGGCCCTGTACGGCTACTCCCGGGTGGTGCGGGTCGGGCCGCTGGCGATCACCGCCGGCTGTACCTCGACCGTCGACGGCCAGGTGGTCCACGTGGGTGACGCGGCGGCGCAGACCGCCCAGGCGTTGCGGATCGGCCTGGCCGCGCTCGCCGAGGTCGGCGCCGGCCCGACCGACGTGATCCGGACCCGGATGTACGTCACGGACCGGCTCTACGCCGACGAGGTGGGCCGGGCGCACAACGCGGTGTTCGGGGCGGTCCGTCCGGTGGCGACCATGGTGGTGGTGGCCGGCCTGATCGACCCGGACCACCTGGTCGAGGTCGAGTTGGAGGCGTGGCTCCCCGAGGGCTGA
- the priA gene encoding bifunctional 1-(5-phosphoribosyl)-5-((5-phosphoribosylamino)methylideneamino)imidazole-4-carboxamide isomerase/phosphoribosylanthranilate isomerase PriA yields MSLTLLPAVDVADGQAVRLVQGAAGSETAYGDPTEAALAWQADGAEWIHLVDLDAAFGRGSNAALLADVVGRLDVKVELSGGIRDDESLRAALATGAARVNIGTAALEDPQWCDRICGEYGDRVAIGLDVRGRTLSARGWTRDGGDLWEVLERLDKAGASRYVVTDITKDGTMRGPNLDLLREVCARTDAPVIASGGVSTLDDLRALATLEPVGVEGVIAGKALYAGAFTVAEALATLRAAA; encoded by the coding sequence TTGAGCCTCACCCTGTTGCCCGCCGTGGACGTCGCCGACGGCCAGGCCGTCCGGCTCGTGCAGGGCGCCGCCGGCAGCGAGACCGCGTACGGTGACCCGACCGAGGCGGCCCTCGCCTGGCAGGCCGACGGCGCGGAGTGGATCCACCTGGTCGACCTGGACGCCGCCTTCGGGCGGGGTTCCAACGCGGCCCTGCTCGCCGACGTGGTGGGCCGCCTCGACGTCAAGGTGGAGCTCTCCGGCGGCATCCGCGACGACGAGTCGCTGCGGGCCGCCCTGGCCACCGGCGCGGCCCGGGTCAACATCGGCACCGCCGCGCTGGAGGACCCGCAGTGGTGCGACCGGATCTGCGGCGAGTACGGCGACCGGGTGGCGATCGGCCTGGACGTGCGCGGCCGTACCCTCTCGGCCCGGGGCTGGACCCGCGACGGCGGTGACCTGTGGGAGGTGCTGGAGCGGCTGGACAAGGCCGGCGCCTCGCGCTATGTCGTCACCGACATCACCAAGGACGGCACCATGCGCGGGCCGAACCTGGACCTGCTGCGCGAGGTCTGCGCCCGCACCGACGCCCCGGTGATCGCCTCCGGCGGCGTCTCCACCCTGGACGACCTGCGCGCGCTGGCCACCCTGGAGCCGGTGGGCGTGGAGGGCGTGATCGCCGGCAAGGCGCTCTACGCGGGCGCGTTCACGGTCGCCGAGGCGCTCGCCACGCTGCGGGCCGCGGCGTGA
- the hisH gene encoding imidazole glycerol phosphate synthase subunit HisH, translating into MSRRVVVLDYGSGNLRSAERALERAGADVTVTDDLAAAAEADGLVVPGVGAYAACMAGIEALGAGPVIAERVAAGRPVLGICVGMQVLFEHGDEHGVVTKGLGLLPGGVTKLPAPRLPHMGWNTVHAPAGSVLFAGLPADARFYFVHSYGVVDTAGLTAAGARVTTAEHGADFVAAVERGPLSAAQFHPEKSADTGAALLRNWLATL; encoded by the coding sequence GTGAGCCGGCGCGTGGTGGTGCTCGACTACGGCTCGGGCAACCTGCGCTCGGCCGAGCGGGCCCTGGAGCGGGCCGGCGCGGACGTCACCGTGACCGACGACCTGGCCGCCGCCGCCGAGGCCGACGGCCTGGTGGTGCCGGGGGTCGGCGCGTACGCGGCCTGCATGGCCGGGATCGAGGCGCTGGGCGCCGGGCCGGTGATCGCCGAGCGGGTCGCCGCCGGCCGTCCGGTGCTGGGCATCTGCGTCGGGATGCAGGTGCTCTTCGAGCACGGGGACGAGCACGGCGTGGTGACCAAGGGGCTCGGGCTGCTGCCCGGCGGGGTGACGAAGCTGCCCGCCCCCCGGCTGCCGCACATGGGCTGGAACACCGTGCACGCGCCGGCCGGGTCGGTGCTCTTCGCCGGCCTGCCGGCCGACGCCCGGTTCTACTTCGTGCACTCCTACGGGGTGGTGGACACCGCCGGGCTGACCGCCGCGGGGGCGCGGGTGACCACCGCCGAGCACGGCGCCGACTTCGTCGCCGCGGTGGAGCGGGGGCCGCTCTCGGCGGCCCAGTTCCACCCGGAGAAGTCGGCCGACACCGGCGCCGCCCTGCTGCGCAACTGGCTCGCCACGCTGTGA
- the hisB gene encoding imidazoleglycerol-phosphate dehydratase HisB translates to MSRTARVERVTKETKVLVEIDLDGTGKADIETGVGFYDHMLHQIARHGGFDLTVHTVGDLEIDAHHTMEDTALALGAAFDQALGDKAGIRRYGSATVPMDEVLVRAAVDLSGRPYVVHDEPALAPYIGPVYPTSMTRHIWESFGQAARVTLHVDVLRAARPGGHPDAHHVVEAQFKAVSRALREATALDPRNAGVVPSTKGAL, encoded by the coding sequence ATGAGTCGCACCGCCCGGGTCGAGCGGGTCACCAAGGAGACCAAGGTCCTCGTCGAGATCGACCTCGACGGCACCGGCAAGGCCGACATCGAGACCGGCGTCGGTTTCTACGACCACATGCTGCACCAGATCGCCCGGCACGGCGGCTTCGACCTGACCGTGCACACCGTCGGCGACCTGGAGATCGACGCCCACCACACGATGGAGGACACCGCGCTCGCCCTGGGCGCCGCGTTCGACCAGGCGCTGGGGGACAAGGCCGGCATCCGGCGGTACGGCTCGGCCACCGTCCCGATGGACGAGGTGCTGGTCCGCGCCGCGGTCGACCTCTCCGGCCGGCCGTACGTGGTGCACGACGAGCCGGCCCTGGCCCCGTACATCGGGCCGGTCTACCCGACCAGCATGACCCGGCACATCTGGGAGTCCTTCGGCCAGGCGGCCCGGGTCACCCTGCACGTGGACGTGCTGCGGGCGGCCCGTCCCGGCGGCCACCCGGACGCGCACCACGTGGTGGAGGCGCAGTTCAAGGCGGTCTCCCGGGCGCTGCGCGAGGCCACCGCGCTGGACCCGCGCAACGCGGGCGTGGTGCCCAGCACCAAGGGCGCGCTCTGA
- a CDS encoding histidinol-phosphate transaminase, with translation MTTLDDLPIRDDLRGLKPYGAPQLDVPVRLNTNENSYPVPEPVVEAIGKALAAELRDLNRYPDRDAVALRADLAGYLGHGLTVEQVWAANGSNEIQQQLLQAFGGPGRTALGFTPAYSMHPLLALGTGTGWIPAARGVDFGLTADEAVAQVRAHRPDVVFLCSPNNPTGTALDPAVVAAVLAEAPGMVIVDEAYAEFARPGTVSALAVLPGHPRLVVTRTMSKAFGFAGGRLGYLAADPAVVAAVQLVRLPYHLSALTQAAARAALAHRDALLGTVTAIMQQRDRIVAELRARGHRVADSDANFVLFEVGGEQSTAWRTLLDAGVLVRDVGLPGWLRVTAGTPAETDAFLTAMEKLS, from the coding sequence GTGACCACCCTCGACGACCTGCCGATCCGCGACGACCTGCGGGGCCTGAAGCCGTACGGGGCACCGCAGCTGGACGTGCCGGTCCGGCTGAACACCAACGAGAACTCCTACCCGGTGCCGGAGCCGGTGGTGGAGGCGATCGGCAAGGCCCTCGCGGCCGAGCTGCGCGACCTCAACCGCTACCCGGACCGGGACGCGGTGGCGCTCCGCGCCGACCTGGCCGGCTACCTGGGCCACGGGCTCACCGTCGAGCAGGTCTGGGCGGCCAACGGCTCCAACGAGATCCAGCAGCAGCTGCTGCAGGCGTTCGGCGGCCCCGGGCGCACCGCGCTCGGCTTCACCCCGGCCTACTCGATGCATCCGCTGCTGGCGCTCGGCACCGGCACCGGCTGGATCCCGGCCGCCCGGGGGGTCGACTTCGGGCTGACCGCCGACGAGGCGGTCGCCCAGGTCCGCGCGCACCGGCCGGACGTGGTCTTCCTCTGCTCGCCGAACAATCCGACCGGTACCGCGCTGGACCCGGCCGTGGTCGCCGCCGTGCTGGCCGAGGCGCCCGGCATGGTGATCGTGGACGAGGCGTACGCCGAGTTCGCCCGGCCGGGCACGGTCAGCGCGCTGGCCGTGCTGCCCGGCCACCCCCGGCTGGTGGTCACCCGGACGATGAGCAAGGCGTTCGGGTTCGCCGGCGGCCGGCTGGGCTACCTGGCCGCCGACCCGGCGGTGGTGGCGGCGGTGCAGCTGGTCCGGCTGCCGTACCACCTCTCGGCGCTCACCCAGGCCGCCGCCCGCGCGGCGCTGGCCCACCGCGACGCCCTGCTCGGCACGGTCACCGCGATCATGCAGCAGCGCGACCGGATCGTGGCCGAGCTGCGCGCCCGCGGCCACCGGGTCGCCGACAGCGACGCCAACTTCGTGCTCTTCGAGGTCGGCGGCGAGCAGTCGACGGCCTGGCGCACCCTGCTGGACGCCGGGGTGCTGGTCCGCGACGTGGGCCTGCCCGGCTGGCTGCGGGTCACCGCCGGCACCCCCGCCGAGACCGACGCCTTCCTCACCGCCATGGAGAAGCTCTCATGA
- the hisD gene encoding histidinol dehydrogenase: MLNRIDRRGATRDPRRLLPRAQLDVSVAVERIRPLVEAVREHGYPAIREASERFDGISPECLRVPVETIRAAEGTLDPQVRAALLESISRARKVHADQRRTDHTTQVVPGGTVTERWVPVDRVGLYVPGGLAMYPSTVVMNVVPAQAAGVRSLVVVSPPQQENGGLPDQRVLAACALLGVDEVYAVGGAQAVAMLAYGATVDPAGTERCEPVDMITGPGNIWVTAAKRLLRGVVGIDAEAGPTEIAILADDTADPAHVAADLISQAEHDPLAASVLVTPSVALADAVDVELARQVPVAKHAERIGTALGGEQSGVVLVDDLEAGLRVVDAYAAEHLEIQTVDARAWALRVRNAGAIFVGAWSPVSLGDYCAGSNHVLPTGGCARHSSGLSVQSFLRGVHLVEYTRDALREVAPHVVTLSGVEDLPAHGQAVSVRFTGDGS; the protein is encoded by the coding sequence GTGTTGAATCGGATCGACCGGCGCGGCGCGACGCGTGACCCGCGCCGCCTGCTGCCCCGTGCCCAGCTCGACGTCTCCGTGGCGGTCGAGAGGATCCGTCCCCTCGTGGAGGCGGTCCGGGAGCATGGGTACCCGGCGATCCGGGAGGCGAGCGAACGGTTCGACGGGATCTCCCCGGAGTGCCTGCGGGTGCCGGTGGAGACCATCCGCGCGGCCGAGGGGACGCTCGACCCGCAGGTCCGGGCGGCGCTGCTGGAGTCGATCAGCCGGGCCCGCAAGGTCCACGCCGACCAGCGCCGCACCGACCACACCACCCAGGTGGTGCCGGGCGGCACGGTGACCGAGCGCTGGGTGCCGGTCGACCGGGTCGGCCTGTACGTTCCGGGTGGCCTGGCCATGTACCCGTCGACCGTGGTGATGAACGTGGTTCCGGCCCAGGCGGCCGGGGTGCGCTCGCTGGTGGTGGTCAGCCCGCCGCAGCAGGAGAACGGCGGCCTGCCCGACCAGCGGGTCCTGGCGGCCTGCGCGCTGCTCGGGGTGGACGAGGTCTACGCGGTCGGTGGCGCCCAGGCGGTGGCCATGCTGGCGTACGGCGCGACCGTCGACCCGGCGGGCACCGAGCGCTGCGAGCCGGTCGACATGATCACCGGCCCGGGCAACATCTGGGTCACCGCCGCCAAGCGGCTGCTGCGCGGCGTGGTCGGCATCGACGCCGAGGCCGGCCCCACCGAGATCGCCATCCTGGCCGACGACACCGCCGACCCGGCGCACGTGGCCGCCGACCTGATCAGCCAGGCCGAGCACGATCCGCTGGCGGCCAGCGTGCTGGTCACGCCGTCGGTGGCGCTGGCCGACGCGGTCGACGTCGAGCTGGCCCGGCAGGTGCCGGTGGCCAAGCACGCCGAGCGGATCGGCACCGCGCTCGGCGGCGAGCAGAGCGGCGTCGTGCTCGTCGACGACCTCGAGGCCGGGCTGCGGGTGGTCGACGCGTACGCGGCCGAGCACCTGGAGATCCAGACCGTGGACGCCCGCGCGTGGGCGTTGCGGGTGCGCAACGCCGGGGCGATCTTCGTGGGCGCGTGGTCGCCGGTGTCGCTGGGCGACTACTGCGCCGGCTCCAACCACGTGCTGCCCACCGGCGGCTGCGCGCGGCACTCCTCGGGCCTGTCCGTGCAGTCCTTCCTGCGCGGCGTGCACCTGGTGGAATACACCCGCGACGCGCTGCGCGAGGTCGCCCCGCACGTGGTCACCCTCTCCGGCGTCGAGGACCTGCCGGCGCACGGCCAGGCGGTCAGCGTCCGGTTCACGGGGGACGGGTCGTGA
- a CDS encoding LON peptidase substrate-binding domain-containing protein, protein MTARLPVFPLGTVLFPGLVLPLHIFEERYRALVRHLVGLPDGAPREFGVVAIQAGWEVAPAGPPGAPPPAGGEVTLHEVGCTAELRQVTELEDGGFDIVTVGRRRFRIAEVDADAAPYLTAEVEWLPEPAGTDEVADLLAARVISVFRQYLGLVRPDPQEISEQLPEDPTVLSHLVAATAALTVADRQRLLAIDDTAGRLRAELRLLHRETALLREVRAVPVPLSELAGPPAPN, encoded by the coding sequence GTGACCGCACGGCTGCCGGTGTTCCCGCTGGGGACGGTCCTCTTTCCCGGGCTGGTCCTCCCACTGCACATCTTCGAGGAGCGTTACCGCGCCCTGGTGCGCCACCTGGTGGGGCTGCCCGACGGCGCGCCCCGGGAGTTCGGCGTGGTGGCGATCCAGGCCGGCTGGGAGGTCGCGCCCGCCGGGCCGCCGGGCGCACCGCCCCCGGCCGGCGGCGAGGTCACCCTGCACGAGGTGGGCTGCACCGCCGAGCTGCGGCAGGTCACCGAGCTGGAGGACGGCGGGTTCGACATCGTCACCGTGGGGCGGCGGCGGTTCCGCATCGCCGAGGTGGACGCCGACGCCGCGCCGTACCTGACCGCCGAGGTGGAGTGGCTGCCCGAGCCGGCCGGCACCGACGAGGTCGCCGACCTGCTCGCCGCCCGGGTGATCTCCGTGTTCCGGCAGTACCTCGGCCTGGTCCGGCCGGACCCGCAGGAGATCTCCGAGCAACTGCCGGAGGATCCGACCGTGCTGTCGCACCTGGTCGCGGCCACCGCGGCGCTGACCGTGGCCGACCGGCAGCGGCTGCTCGCCATCGACGACACCGCCGGTCGGCTGCGGGCCGAGCTGCGGCTGCTGCACCGCGAGACGGCCCTGCTGCGGGAGGTCCGGGCCGTTCCGGTGCCGCTCAGCGAGCTGGCCGGTCCCCCGGCCCCGAACTGA
- a CDS encoding DUF2567 domain-containing protein, translated as MSPDTPDPERAPDRPGPADATGSPAATPPGPPAATTPPGGRPDGGSRGGPDLPDWPAGLPVPAGTPVTAPGADPLAGHPGVAGALPGTDPFTGQPGGAGAVPGIDPFTGHPVAAGAVPVTDRPAGGLRAVGVTLGAALLIAVLGAPLGLLWAAVAPDTPVRKVPDGAVYAVPQPEQPIAADGWFSLLGIAFGVLAAIGLWALLRRRRGPAGLAAGVLGGLGAAVLAWQVGRRIGLGTYDRLLASAPDGTAFTKPADLRSGGVDWFLHLPLPYGSLLLPAFGAAVTYTLLAGWSRWPSLRPEPDPYGGWPTAPVGGPGWPGGVGAPHGGGPGHPGEDPGGPAGPHDGGPGDGRGGPGSGISSGPGDRPAR; from the coding sequence GTGAGTCCGGACACCCCTGATCCCGAGCGGGCCCCCGACCGACCCGGCCCCGCCGACGCGACCGGGTCGCCGGCCGCCACGCCGCCCGGCCCCCCGGCCGCCACCACGCCGCCCGGCGGGCGGCCCGACGGCGGCTCGCGAGGCGGGCCCGACCTGCCGGACTGGCCGGCCGGGCTGCCGGTGCCCGCCGGCACCCCGGTCACCGCCCCCGGCGCGGACCCGCTCGCCGGTCATCCGGGTGTGGCCGGCGCGCTGCCGGGAACGGACCCGTTCACCGGCCAGCCGGGCGGGGCCGGCGCGGTGCCGGGGATCGACCCGTTCACCGGTCACCCGGTCGCGGCCGGCGCGGTGCCGGTGACCGACCGGCCGGCCGGCGGGTTGCGCGCCGTCGGGGTCACCCTGGGCGCGGCGCTGCTGATCGCCGTCCTCGGTGCGCCGCTCGGGCTGCTCTGGGCGGCCGTGGCACCGGACACCCCGGTGCGCAAGGTGCCCGACGGTGCGGTCTACGCCGTACCGCAGCCCGAGCAGCCGATCGCCGCCGACGGCTGGTTCAGCCTGCTCGGGATCGCCTTCGGAGTGCTCGCCGCGATCGGGCTCTGGGCGCTGCTGCGCCGCCGGCGCGGGCCGGCCGGGCTGGCCGCCGGGGTGCTCGGCGGGCTCGGCGCCGCGGTGCTCGCCTGGCAGGTGGGCCGCCGGATCGGGCTGGGCACCTACGACCGCCTGCTCGCCTCGGCGCCGGACGGGACGGCGTTCACCAAGCCCGCCGACCTGCGGTCCGGCGGGGTCGACTGGTTCCTGCACCTGCCGCTGCCCTACGGCAGCCTGCTGCTGCCCGCGTTCGGCGCGGCCGTGACGTACACCCTGCTGGCCGGCTGGTCCCGGTGGCCGTCGCTGCGCCCGGAGCCGGACCCGTACGGCGGCTGGCCGACGGCACCGGTCGGCGGCCCCGGCTGGCCCGGTGGCGTTGGGGCACCGCACGGCGGCGGCCCGGGACACCCCGGGGAGGATCCGGGCGGGCCGGCGGGCCCGCACGACGGCGGCCCGGGGGACGGCCGGGGTGGTCCGGGGTCGGGGATCAGTTCGGGGCCGGGGGACCGGCCAGCTCGCTGA
- a CDS encoding MinD/ParA family ATP-binding protein has product MDGSETSWGRQAEPAPRWRALLDRARLSGRGADHTEAERRADERPPPPAEPLPRRPAGSGWTGRVQPVEPAYGAEPAYRVEATYRVEPAYRVEPGYGDPGYGADPGYAVEPGYQAAPAYRVDPEPRAEPSWRAEPTYRPEPPEPEPRGRGTASVDSRYALLDNGYRPEPPPPESRYALLERGRYRPDVRPAPEEPALPAPAVPAYQPAVESYPARVEPARVEWRAPAPETELDRAAAVLRRELGGPRVLAFANPKGGVHKTTATVLAAATVGSVRGRGVLAWDDNELRGTLGLRAGSARHARTIRHLIHDLAQIEIMEGATLLEHLDDYLRHASDGSYDVLAGEESPRFAQRLDQFTVKRVLELLRRTHDVVCVDTGNNVESSNWRTVMQAADQLVVTTVPREDAAFSADWMLDLLHEVGMGELADNAVTLISCPTPGRSPLQDDLERHFATRTRAVAVVPYDPALETGSSIEYHQLQAETRQAWLKAASVMLEPFVR; this is encoded by the coding sequence GTGGACGGCAGCGAGACCAGCTGGGGCCGGCAGGCTGAGCCGGCACCGCGGTGGCGGGCGCTGCTCGACCGGGCCCGGCTCAGCGGTCGTGGCGCGGATCACACCGAGGCGGAGCGGCGGGCCGACGAACGGCCGCCCCCGCCCGCCGAACCGCTGCCCCGGCGCCCCGCCGGCAGCGGCTGGACCGGCCGGGTCCAGCCCGTAGAGCCGGCGTACGGCGCGGAACCCGCCTACCGGGTCGAGGCGACCTACCGGGTGGAGCCGGCCTACCGGGTCGAGCCGGGCTACGGCGATCCCGGGTACGGCGCCGACCCCGGGTACGCCGTCGAGCCCGGTTACCAGGCCGCGCCGGCGTACCGGGTCGATCCGGAGCCACGCGCCGAGCCGTCCTGGCGGGCCGAGCCGACCTACCGCCCCGAGCCGCCGGAGCCCGAGCCGCGGGGCCGGGGCACCGCCTCGGTCGACTCCCGGTACGCGCTGCTCGACAACGGCTACCGGCCCGAGCCGCCCCCGCCCGAGTCCCGGTACGCGCTGCTCGAGCGGGGCCGCTACCGGCCGGACGTCCGTCCCGCCCCGGAGGAACCCGCCCTGCCGGCGCCGGCGGTGCCCGCGTACCAGCCGGCGGTGGAGAGCTATCCGGCCCGGGTCGAGCCGGCCCGGGTCGAGTGGCGGGCCCCGGCGCCGGAGACCGAGCTGGACCGGGCCGCGGCCGTGCTCCGCCGCGAGCTGGGCGGCCCCCGGGTGCTCGCCTTCGCCAACCCCAAGGGCGGGGTGCACAAGACCACCGCCACCGTGCTGGCCGCCGCCACCGTGGGCAGCGTCCGCGGCCGGGGCGTGCTCGCCTGGGACGACAACGAGCTGCGCGGCACCCTCGGCCTGCGCGCCGGCAGTGCCCGGCACGCCCGCACCATCCGGCACCTGATCCACGACCTCGCGCAGATCGAGATCATGGAGGGCGCCACCCTGCTGGAGCACCTCGACGACTACCTGCGGCACGCCTCCGACGGCTCGTACGACGTGCTCGCCGGCGAGGAGAGCCCGCGGTTCGCCCAGCGGCTCGACCAGTTCACCGTCAAGCGGGTGCTGGAGCTGCTGCGGCGGACCCACGACGTGGTCTGCGTCGACACCGGCAACAACGTGGAGAGCTCCAACTGGCGCACCGTCATGCAGGCGGCCGACCAGCTCGTGGTGACCACCGTCCCGCGCGAGGACGCCGCGTTCAGCGCGGACTGGATGCTCGACCTGCTGCACGAGGTGGGCATGGGCGAGCTGGCCGACAACGCGGTCACCCTGATCTCCTGCCCGACGCCGGGGCGCAGCCCGCTCCAGGACGACCTGGAGCGGCACTTCGCCACCCGGACCCGGGCGGTGGCCGTGGTGCCGTACGACCCGGCCCTCGAGACCGGCTCCTCGATCGAGTACCACCAGCTCCAGGCGGAGACCCGGCAGGCGTGGCTCAAGGCGGCCTCGGTGATGCTGGAACCGTTCGTCCGCTGA
- a CDS encoding RluA family pseudouridine synthase: MTSAFATGGDHRSMPLPDGLDGMRLDQAVSRLFGLSRTAAAGLVDAGDALVDGVARPNSYKVKAGSWLEVTLPAPPAPPTVVPQAVPGLTVVHADDDIVVVDKPVGVAAHPSPGWTGPTVIGGLAGIGHRISTSGAAERQGVVHRLDVGTTGIMVVAKSEQAYTALKRAFKYREVEKRYHAVVQGHPDPLRGTIDAPIDRHPHHDYRWAVVSGGKPSITHYDTLEAFPSASLLDVRLETGRTHQIRVHFSTLRHPCVGDLTYGADPTLSARLGLARQWLHARSLSFAHPGTGERVTFVSEYPDDLARALDILRD, encoded by the coding sequence GTGACCTCCGCCTTCGCCACCGGTGGCGACCACCGGTCCATGCCGCTGCCGGACGGTCTCGACGGCATGCGCCTGGACCAGGCCGTCTCCCGGCTCTTCGGGCTCTCCCGGACCGCCGCCGCCGGGCTGGTCGACGCCGGCGACGCGCTGGTCGACGGCGTGGCCCGGCCCAACTCGTACAAGGTCAAGGCGGGCTCCTGGCTGGAGGTTACGCTGCCCGCGCCGCCCGCCCCGCCGACCGTGGTGCCGCAGGCGGTGCCCGGCCTGACCGTGGTCCACGCCGACGACGACATCGTGGTGGTGGACAAGCCGGTCGGCGTGGCCGCCCACCCCAGCCCCGGCTGGACGGGTCCGACCGTGATCGGCGGGCTGGCCGGCATCGGCCACCGGATCTCCACCAGCGGCGCGGCCGAGCGGCAGGGCGTGGTGCACCGGCTCGACGTGGGCACGACCGGGATCATGGTGGTGGCCAAGAGTGAGCAGGCATACACCGCGCTGAAGCGGGCCTTCAAGTACCGCGAGGTGGAGAAGCGCTACCACGCGGTGGTGCAGGGCCACCCGGACCCGCTGCGCGGCACCATCGACGCGCCGATCGACCGGCACCCGCACCACGACTACCGCTGGGCGGTGGTCTCCGGCGGCAAGCCGAGCATCACCCACTACGACACGCTGGAGGCGTTCCCCTCCGCCAGCCTGCTCGACGTCCGGCTGGAGACGGGGCGTACGCACCAGATCCGGGTGCACTTCTCCACCCTGCGGCACCCGTGCGTGGGCGACCTCACCTACGGCGCGGACCCGACCCTCTCGGCCCGGCTCGGGCTGGCCCGGCAGTGGCTGCACGCCCGGTCGTTGAGCTTCGCCCACCCGGGCACCGGGGAGCGGGTCACCTTCGTCAGCGAGTACCCGGACGACCTGGCCCGGGCGCTGGACATCCTGCGCGACTGA
- the lspA gene encoding signal peptidase II — protein sequence MTEAPPAGSPGTAESGGGSPRRTAVGILLGVALASLVADLVTKQLALSSLTGRGPVSLLGGTVYLTLTRNSGAAWSIGSDHTWVFPLITIGVIAWIGWMALRLRSLPWAVSLGLVLGGALGNLTDRIFRAPGHFVGHVVDMISLFDPYGQVWPVFNLADSSLVCGVLLAVFLELTGRQRDGSRATSGRAAPEQAPAEQGERA from the coding sequence ATGACCGAAGCACCGCCCGCCGGGTCCCCCGGCACCGCTGAGTCGGGTGGCGGCTCGCCCCGCCGTACGGCGGTCGGGATCCTTCTCGGCGTCGCCCTTGCCTCGCTCGTCGCCGACCTGGTGACCAAGCAGCTCGCCCTCTCCTCGCTCACCGGCCGCGGTCCGGTGTCCCTGCTGGGCGGCACCGTCTACCTGACCCTGACCCGCAACAGCGGCGCGGCCTGGAGCATCGGCTCCGATCACACCTGGGTCTTCCCGCTGATCACCATCGGCGTGATCGCCTGGATCGGCTGGATGGCGCTGCGCCTGCGCTCCCTGCCCTGGGCCGTCTCGCTCGGGCTGGTACTGGGCGGCGCGCTGGGCAACCTCACCGACCGGATCTTCCGCGCCCCCGGGCACTTCGTCGGCCACGTGGTCGACATGATCAGCCTCTTCGACCCGTACGGGCAGGTCTGGCCGGTGTTCAACCTGGCCGACAGCTCGCTGGTCTGCGGCGTGCTGCTCGCCGTCTTCCTGGAGCTCACCGGCCGGCAGCGGGACGGCTCCCGGGCCACCTCCGGTCGCGCCGCCCCCGAGCAGGCCCCGGCCGAGCAGGGGGAGCGCGCGTGA